Proteins from a genomic interval of Pseudomonas sp. RC10:
- a CDS encoding cation:proton antiporter codes for MSFILCMTVLGVLLMLLALTSSYLRWLPVTTSAVCLAFGACIGPWGLDIVQLDVRESRHWLERLTEVAVLFSLFNTGIKLRLPLHRSAWHSAYLLAVPVMLATIVGVCLAAHFLLDLPWAVSLLLGAMLSPTDPVLAGLVQVNNAQDFDRVRFGLSGEAGLNDGSAFPFVIFALLFLTHGTADFNWVQGWLLKNILWGVPVGLLLGYGLGRGVGHLMIYLRIKNADSTTSPNDFLALALIAMAYAIAEALGAYGFLAVFAAGLGLRRAEVRITQSEVPSEHVAKPVLGHMDSDPQAATVTDHEELSESQLAAGVMMGDMLAFGSLVERAMEVLLITLLGAAIAFYWDWRALVLGLALFCVIRPLSVWLLISRRLLSRPQKALVGWFGIRGIGTLYYLCYALSHGLPMDAVPTTIGLTLSVVALSILLHGISIQPLLERYERSMAPTADR; via the coding sequence ATGAGTTTTATTCTTTGCATGACCGTGCTGGGCGTCCTTCTGATGCTCCTGGCGTTGACCTCTTCCTACCTGCGCTGGCTGCCTGTCACTACGTCGGCGGTGTGTCTGGCGTTTGGGGCGTGCATCGGCCCGTGGGGGCTGGATATAGTGCAGCTGGACGTCCGTGAATCCCGGCACTGGCTGGAACGCCTGACCGAAGTCGCGGTGCTGTTTTCGCTCTTCAATACCGGCATCAAACTGCGCTTGCCACTGCACCGCTCGGCCTGGCATTCGGCCTACCTGCTGGCGGTGCCGGTGATGCTGGCGACCATCGTCGGCGTCTGCCTTGCCGCGCACTTCCTGTTGGACCTGCCATGGGCCGTGTCGCTGCTGCTGGGCGCCATGCTCTCCCCGACCGACCCGGTGCTCGCCGGTCTGGTGCAGGTCAATAACGCTCAGGATTTTGACCGCGTGCGCTTCGGCCTCTCGGGGGAAGCCGGGCTTAACGATGGCAGCGCGTTCCCCTTCGTGATCTTCGCCCTGCTGTTCCTCACCCACGGCACCGCCGATTTCAACTGGGTGCAGGGCTGGCTGCTGAAAAACATTCTGTGGGGCGTGCCCGTGGGCCTGTTGCTGGGCTACGGATTGGGGCGCGGCGTCGGTCACCTGATGATCTACCTGCGCATCAAGAACGCCGACAGCACCACCTCGCCAAACGATTTTCTCGCGCTGGCGCTGATCGCCATGGCCTACGCCATCGCAGAAGCATTGGGCGCGTATGGGTTCCTGGCCGTGTTCGCCGCCGGATTGGGCCTTCGCCGGGCCGAGGTGCGGATCACCCAGTCGGAAGTCCCGTCCGAACACGTCGCCAAACCAGTGCTCGGGCACATGGACAGCGACCCCCAGGCCGCCACGGTGACCGACCACGAAGAACTCTCCGAATCGCAACTGGCGGCCGGGGTGATGATGGGCGATATGCTCGCGTTCGGCAGCCTGGTGGAGCGCGCCATGGAGGTGCTGCTGATCACCCTGCTTGGAGCCGCCATCGCTTTTTATTGGGACTGGCGCGCGCTGGTGCTGGGCCTGGCATTGTTCTGTGTGATCAGGCCGTTGAGCGTCTGGCTTCTGATCAGTCGACGCCTGCTCAGCCGTCCGCAAAAGGCGCTGGTGGGCTGGTTCGGCATTCGCGGCATCGGTACGCTGTACTACCTGTGCTACGCCCTTTCCCACGGCCTGCCGATGGACGCGGTGCCTACCACCATAGGGCTGACGCTTTCGGTCGTGGCGCTGAGCATTCTGTTACACGGCATCAGCATTCAACCGCTGCTCGAACGCTACGAGCGCAGCATGGCGCCAACCGCTGATCGGTGA
- the moaA gene encoding GTP 3',8-cyclase MoaA: protein MSDRVLLDGFSRKVDYVRMSVTDRCDFRCVYCMAEDMTFLPRQQILSLEEIQQIAERFVELGTKKIRLTGGEPLVRAGIVGLCKNIAALPGLRELCMTTNGSQLDKLAAPLFEAGLKRLNISLDSLDPARFKELTRTGDLSKVIAGIDAANAAGFTHTKLNCVVMQGRNDHEINDLVAFAIDRGLDITFIEEMPLGIISEHSRAESFFSSDQVRERIAERYTLINSTESTQGPSRYWRLAEAPDIRVGFISPHSHNFCATCNRVRVTVEGRLLLCLGNEHSADLKAVLRANPGQPEKLERAIVDAMKLKPYQHNFEINDDVQVVRFMNMTGG, encoded by the coding sequence ATGTCTGATCGGGTTCTGCTGGACGGGTTTTCACGCAAGGTCGATTACGTTCGAATGTCGGTGACGGATCGCTGCGATTTCCGCTGCGTGTATTGCATGGCCGAGGACATGACCTTCCTGCCCCGTCAGCAGATTCTCTCGCTGGAAGAAATCCAGCAGATCGCCGAGCGCTTCGTCGAGTTGGGCACCAAAAAAATTCGCCTGACCGGTGGCGAGCCGCTGGTGCGTGCGGGCATCGTCGGTTTGTGCAAGAACATCGCCGCCCTGCCCGGCCTGCGTGAACTGTGCATGACCACCAACGGCTCGCAGCTGGACAAGCTGGCGGCGCCGCTGTTCGAAGCCGGACTCAAACGCCTCAATATCAGCCTCGACAGCCTCGACCCTGCGCGCTTCAAGGAACTGACCCGTACCGGTGACTTGAGCAAAGTCATTGCCGGCATTGATGCGGCCAACGCAGCCGGGTTCACCCACACCAAGTTGAACTGCGTGGTGATGCAAGGGCGCAACGATCACGAAATCAATGACCTGGTGGCCTTCGCCATCGATCGCGGCCTGGACATCACCTTCATCGAAGAAATGCCGCTGGGCATCATCAGCGAACACAGTCGTGCCGAGTCGTTTTTCTCCAGTGATCAAGTGCGCGAGCGGATTGCCGAACGCTACACCCTGATCAACTCCACGGAATCGACCCAAGGCCCGTCGCGCTATTGGCGCCTGGCCGAAGCCCCGGACATCCGCGTCGGCTTCATCTCACCCCACAGCCACAACTTCTGCGCCACCTGCAACCGCGTGCGAGTGACCGTGGAAGGCCGCTTGTTGCTGTGCCTGGGCAACGAACATTCCGCCGACCTCAAGGCCGTCCTGCGTGCCAATCCCGGCCAGCCGGAAAAGCTCGAAAGAGCCATCGTCGACGCGATGAAACTCAAACCGTATCAGCACAATTTCGAAATCAACGATGACGTGCAGGTGGTCCGGTTCATGAACATGACCGGCGGCTAA
- a CDS encoding nitrate- and nitrite sensing domain-containing protein has translation MTDTHMPPALRFMLAARRSELAGLEGLAQTCELVTSISRLVHVLQRERGYSNVYLGCPDAHHLPQLDALSAEARAIEHQVVTFFQGIDLEPHAASDRARLFNRLAFVMHALDELPGLRRRIRDQRLTAVDATTALTRLIGGLLAVVFEAADTAVDPQITRVLVALFNFMQGKELAGQERAAGVAGFSAGFFDATLRGRIEHLVHGQERCFQTFIEFGENDAATLWRNQQAGETTAQVSRLRGVALKTSESQRVDPALSPMWFELATLRIDAMRAVETRLAEVLLQSCQASIKQARADLENHRTLLNRLISLETAGCLDQAVLFNVQAVDLDSPPQDGLGHHVGRSVLDMLQTQTQRLMSANDERDEARKALSERKVVERAKRLLMDEFQLTENDAYERLRVSSMDCGQRMVDVAQALLDRVAARSVRR, from the coding sequence ATGACCGACACCCACATGCCTCCCGCCCTGCGTTTCATGCTGGCTGCCCGACGCAGTGAGCTGGCGGGGCTTGAAGGGTTAGCGCAGACCTGCGAGCTGGTGACGTCCATCAGCAGGCTGGTCCATGTGCTTCAACGCGAGCGCGGGTATTCGAATGTGTATCTCGGGTGCCCTGACGCGCACCATCTGCCCCAACTTGATGCGCTGAGTGCCGAAGCGCGAGCGATCGAGCACCAAGTGGTGACGTTTTTTCAAGGTATCGACCTGGAGCCGCATGCGGCGTCTGATCGCGCGCGGTTGTTCAACCGGCTGGCGTTCGTGATGCATGCGCTGGATGAGTTGCCCGGTTTGCGCCGGCGTATTCGTGATCAGCGGTTGACGGCGGTGGACGCCACGACGGCGTTGACCCGGCTGATCGGCGGCTTGCTGGCCGTGGTGTTCGAAGCGGCAGACACGGCGGTCGATCCGCAGATCACACGGGTGCTGGTGGCATTGTTCAACTTCATGCAAGGCAAGGAACTGGCTGGACAAGAACGGGCAGCCGGGGTGGCCGGGTTCTCGGCGGGCTTCTTCGACGCGACGTTGCGCGGGCGGATCGAGCACCTGGTGCACGGTCAGGAACGGTGTTTCCAGACGTTCATCGAGTTTGGCGAGAATGACGCCGCGACGTTGTGGCGCAACCAACAGGCGGGTGAGACAACCGCTCAGGTGTCTCGTTTGCGAGGCGTGGCGCTGAAAACATCGGAAAGCCAACGCGTTGACCCCGCGCTGTCGCCGATGTGGTTTGAGCTCGCGACCTTGCGCATCGATGCCATGCGCGCCGTGGAGACCCGTCTGGCGGAGGTCCTGTTGCAGAGTTGTCAGGCGAGCATCAAGCAAGCCCGCGCGGATCTGGAGAATCACCGGACCTTGCTGAACCGCTTGATCAGTCTGGAAACGGCCGGTTGCCTGGATCAGGCCGTGCTGTTCAACGTACAGGCGGTTGATCTGGACAGCCCGCCGCAAGACGGCTTGGGGCATCACGTCGGGCGTTCGGTCCTCGATATGCTGCAGACCCAGACCCAACGGCTGATGAGCGCCAACGACGAGCGCGACGAGGCCCGCAAAGCGTTGAGCGAGCGGAAAGTGGTGGAGCGGGCCAAGCGTTTATTGATGGATGAATTCCAGCTGACCGAGAACGACGCGTACGAGCGCTTGCGCGTGTCGTCCATGGATTGCGGGCAGCGCATGGTCGATGTGGCGCAGGCGTTGCTGGATCGGGTAGCCGCTCGGTCGGTAAGGCGTTAG